From one Gracilibacillus salinarum genomic stretch:
- a CDS encoding HD-GYP domain-containing protein, which translates to MHPQQLVAGCILTKQVTGKTRHPIIEQDTVIKEKHIKVLEHFQIEKVEVSDTLQSGQNFTPENMPITEKTSEPPVQRKSKASFASLYVNTVAYYKEMFKKWQSGSNIEIHHVRQIMNPLFDYINEIHLDLFLLHQFASKKDYFYHHAVSVALLSAYLAKKLGYHKEWKQVGMAGLLADCGMAKLNENWLTKESQLTIAEYEEIKKHSTLSYRMVEDIPFVTQAMKLSILQHHERMDGSGYPIGVTEEKIHPFAKIIAVCDTYHAMTSERFYRRKQSPFKVMAEMLKLKYKKFDFTVLQKFIDSLMNVTIGTRVQLSNKQEAFIIFIDPNIPTRPIVRVIDTEEIINLDEKQAIFIEKIISD; encoded by the coding sequence GTGCATCCACAACAATTAGTAGCAGGATGTATTTTAACGAAGCAGGTTACGGGCAAGACTAGGCATCCTATCATTGAACAAGACACAGTGATAAAAGAAAAACATATAAAAGTACTCGAGCATTTTCAAATAGAGAAGGTAGAAGTCTCAGATACATTACAATCTGGTCAAAATTTTACACCAGAGAATATGCCAATAACTGAAAAAACGAGTGAACCACCTGTGCAAAGGAAGTCTAAAGCTTCCTTTGCTTCACTATACGTCAATACGGTTGCATATTATAAAGAGATGTTTAAGAAGTGGCAAAGCGGAAGTAATATCGAGATTCATCATGTGCGTCAAATCATGAATCCGTTGTTTGATTACATCAATGAAATTCATCTCGATTTATTTTTGTTACACCAATTCGCTTCCAAAAAGGATTATTTTTATCATCATGCTGTATCCGTTGCTTTATTATCGGCATATTTAGCCAAAAAGCTAGGCTACCATAAAGAATGGAAACAGGTAGGAATGGCCGGCTTACTTGCGGATTGCGGGATGGCTAAATTGAATGAAAATTGGTTAACGAAAGAATCACAGTTAACAATTGCTGAATACGAGGAAATCAAGAAGCATTCGACCTTATCCTATCGTATGGTGGAAGATATTCCTTTTGTAACACAGGCGATGAAATTGTCGATTCTGCAGCACCATGAACGAATGGATGGAAGTGGCTATCCTATTGGTGTTACAGAAGAAAAAATCCATCCGTTTGCTAAAATTATTGCAGTCTGTGATACATACCATGCGATGACTTCTGAACGATTTTACCGAAGAAAACAGTCGCCTTTTAAGGTGATGGCAGAGATGCTCAAACTAAAATATAAGAAATTTGATTTTACTGTTTTACAGAAATTTATCGACTCTTTAATGAATGTGACAATAGGCACCCGTGTCCAATTGTCCAACAAGCAAGAAGCATTTATTATTTTTATCGATCCTAACATTCCTACACGACCGATCGTTCGCGTGATCGATACCGAAGAAATTATCAACCTTGATGAGAAACAAGCCATTTTTATTGAAAAGATAATATCTGATTAA
- the guaB gene encoding IMP dehydrogenase translates to MRTDKFAKEGLTFDDVLLLPAESNVLPRDVSVSTKLSDNITLNIPFLSAGMDTVTEAKMAISIARQGGIGIVHKNMSIEEQAEQVDRVKRSESGVITNPFFLLPEHQVFDAEHLMGKFRISGVPIVNNEDEQKLVGILTNRDLRFIEDYSIKISDVMTSQNLVTAPVGTTLEEAGKILQEHKIEKLPLVDSNNILKGLITIKDIEKVIEFPHSAKDKQGRLLVGAAVGITADSMVRIDKLVEAGVDVLVVDTAHGHSQGVLEQVKRVRDKYPNIDIIAGNVATAEATRALIEAGANIIKVGIGPGSICTTRVVAGVGVPQITAVNDCATEAQKFDIPVIADGGIKYSGDVTKAIAAGAHAVMLGSLFAGVSESPGETEIFQGRRYKVYRGMGSVTSMKSGSNDRYFQDSQDAKKLVPEGIEGRVAYKGPLADTVHQLLGGLRSGMGYCGAKDIEVLRNDARFIRMTGAGLRESHPHDVQITKESPNYSLT, encoded by the coding sequence ATGAGAACAGACAAATTCGCAAAAGAAGGATTAACATTTGATGATGTATTGCTGTTGCCAGCGGAATCTAATGTATTACCAAGAGATGTTTCGGTTAGTACTAAGCTTTCCGACAATATCACGCTGAACATTCCTTTTCTTAGTGCTGGAATGGACACCGTAACGGAAGCGAAAATGGCAATTTCTATTGCTAGACAAGGTGGTATTGGTATTGTCCACAAAAACATGTCTATTGAGGAACAGGCAGAACAAGTTGATCGTGTAAAACGTTCTGAAAGTGGCGTTATTACGAATCCATTCTTCTTGTTGCCAGAACATCAAGTATTTGATGCAGAGCATTTAATGGGTAAATTCCGTATATCAGGAGTACCTATCGTCAACAACGAAGATGAGCAGAAATTAGTGGGCATTTTAACCAATCGTGATCTGCGCTTTATCGAAGATTATTCCATTAAGATTTCTGATGTGATGACGAGTCAAAACCTTGTGACAGCTCCAGTAGGTACAACACTTGAAGAAGCTGGTAAAATATTGCAAGAGCACAAAATTGAGAAATTACCACTTGTTGATAGCAACAATATCTTAAAGGGACTTATTACGATTAAAGATATCGAAAAAGTCATTGAGTTTCCTCATTCCGCGAAGGACAAGCAAGGACGCTTATTAGTCGGAGCTGCAGTAGGTATAACAGCAGATTCGATGGTACGCATTGATAAATTGGTCGAAGCAGGTGTGGACGTATTGGTTGTCGATACTGCGCACGGACATTCTCAAGGCGTGCTGGAGCAGGTGAAGCGTGTACGTGATAAATATCCTAATATTGATATTATTGCAGGAAACGTGGCTACTGCTGAAGCGACAAGAGCATTGATCGAAGCTGGTGCCAATATTATCAAAGTAGGTATCGGACCTGGCTCTATTTGTACGACAAGAGTGGTAGCAGGTGTAGGTGTGCCACAGATTACTGCTGTGAATGATTGTGCGACAGAAGCACAAAAATTCGATATCCCAGTAATTGCAGACGGTGGTATTAAATACTCTGGCGATGTTACCAAAGCAATTGCGGCTGGTGCACATGCTGTAATGCTAGGAAGTTTGTTCGCCGGTGTATCCGAAAGTCCTGGGGAAACCGAAATCTTCCAAGGCAGAAGATATAAAGTATATCGTGGAATGGGCTCTGTGACATCGATGAAATCTGGATCAAATGATCGTTATTTCCAAGATTCACAAGATGCGAAAAAACTGGTTCCTGAAGGAATTGAAGGACGAGTTGCTTACAAAGGACCATTAGCAGATACCGTTCACCAATTATTAGGCGGATTACGTTCAGGTATGGGCTATTGTGGTGCAAAAGATATCGAAGTGTTGCGTAATGACGCACGCTTTATCCGAATGACCGGTGCAGGCTTACGAGAAAGTCATCCACACGATGTCCAAATCACAAAAGAATCACCGAACTACTCGTTAACATAA
- a CDS encoding D-alanyl-D-alanine carboxypeptidase family protein translates to MKDVMKKVSILVVMAVLMITTFSINNIKVSAATNLDVKAESAIIVDANSGRILYEKQSDLKLPPASMTKMMTEYLVLEAIEAGTISWDTTTQIGDYAYWLSSNNSFSGIGLRQNKQYTVRELYEAMAIYSDNATTVALTELVAGSEGEFVKMMNAKAEEMGLQEYKFVNSTGLSNTDLEEYHPEGTEPNADNLLSARSAALLAYHLVNDHPEALDYSSMLSTTLDDRELTNWNWMLPWDDNNFTQFGFEGVDGLKTGHTDAAGYCFTGTAQQGDRRIITVVMKTNSETERFVETKKLMEYGFSQFEQAELFSADYQVEDQKTLPVSKGKEDEVEIKTAEAVATTIKTGEEDLYQIKYEMDPEKLTEDGTLEAPVEAGEKVGEAVIEYTGETDNGYIGGADNVQRVDVVTSNAVEKSNWFMLTLGAIGDFFANVFTTVVDFFKGLFS, encoded by the coding sequence TTGAAGGACGTAATGAAGAAAGTTAGCATCTTGGTTGTGATGGCAGTATTAATGATCACGACTTTCTCTATCAATAATATCAAGGTAAGTGCAGCTACGAATTTAGACGTGAAAGCTGAATCAGCTATCATCGTCGACGCAAATTCAGGGAGAATTTTATATGAGAAACAATCTGATTTAAAATTACCTCCAGCTAGTATGACGAAAATGATGACGGAATATTTAGTACTTGAAGCAATTGAAGCGGGTACAATTAGCTGGGACACAACGACTCAAATAGGAGATTATGCTTATTGGTTATCTTCCAATAATAGTTTTAGTGGTATCGGTTTGCGTCAGAATAAGCAATATACCGTTCGTGAATTATACGAAGCGATGGCTATTTACTCAGATAACGCGACAACTGTTGCCTTAACAGAGTTAGTAGCAGGTTCAGAAGGCGAATTTGTCAAAATGATGAACGCCAAAGCGGAAGAAATGGGACTACAGGAATATAAATTTGTAAACTCTACTGGTCTATCCAATACTGACTTAGAAGAGTATCACCCGGAAGGTACGGAACCGAATGCAGATAACTTACTTTCTGCCCGTTCCGCAGCTTTACTTGCCTATCATTTAGTTAATGATCATCCGGAGGCTTTAGATTATTCCAGTATGTTATCAACGACACTTGATGATCGTGAATTAACAAACTGGAACTGGATGTTACCATGGGATGATAATAACTTTACCCAATTTGGCTTTGAAGGTGTCGATGGACTTAAAACAGGCCATACTGATGCGGCAGGTTATTGTTTTACCGGAACTGCCCAACAAGGGGATCGCCGAATTATCACGGTGGTTATGAAGACAAACAGTGAGACAGAGCGATTTGTCGAGACGAAAAAACTGATGGAATATGGTTTTTCACAGTTTGAACAAGCAGAACTTTTTTCTGCTGATTATCAAGTAGAAGATCAAAAAACATTGCCTGTATCAAAAGGTAAAGAAGATGAAGTAGAAATCAAAACAGCAGAAGCGGTTGCTACTACGATTAAAACAGGCGAAGAGGATTTATATCAGATTAAGTATGAGATGGATCCAGAAAAACTAACCGAAGATGGAACGCTTGAAGCTCCTGTTGAAGCAGGCGAAAAAGTGGGAGAAGCGGTTATAGAATATACTGGTGAAACAGATAACGGTTATATTGGTGGAGCGGACAATGTTCAACGTGTCGATGTCGTGACATCCAATGCAGTCGAGAAATCAAACTGGTTTATGCTGACATTAGGAGCTATCGGTGACTTTTTTGCTAACGTATTTACAACTGTAGTTGATTTCTTTAAAGGACTGTTTAGTTAA
- the pdxS gene encoding pyridoxal 5'-phosphate synthase lyase subunit PdxS → MSKIGTDRVKRGMAEMQKGGVIMDVVNAEQAKIAEEAGAVAVMALERVPSDIRAAGGVARMADPTIVEEVMNAVSIPVMAKARIGHIVEAKVLESMGVDYIDESEVLTPADEVYHLNKREYTVPFVCGCRNLGEAARRIGEGTSMLRTKGEPGTGNIVEAVRHIREVNGQVRKLVHMSEDEVMTYAKELGAPYEVLLDIKEKGRLPVVNFAAGGVATPADAALMMQLGADGVFVGSGIFKSDNPANFARAIVEATTHYDNYDLIAKVSKGIGTAMKGLEISTIAPQERMQDRGW, encoded by the coding sequence ATGTCTAAAATAGGTACAGATAGAGTAAAAAGAGGTATGGCAGAAATGCAAAAAGGCGGCGTTATTATGGACGTTGTCAACGCAGAACAAGCAAAAATCGCTGAAGAAGCTGGTGCTGTAGCGGTTATGGCATTAGAAAGAGTACCATCAGATATTCGTGCAGCAGGTGGAGTAGCACGTATGGCAGACCCTACTATCGTGGAAGAGGTCATGAATGCAGTTTCTATTCCAGTAATGGCAAAAGCTCGTATTGGTCACATTGTTGAAGCGAAAGTGTTGGAATCAATGGGTGTTGACTATATTGATGAGAGTGAAGTATTAACGCCAGCGGATGAAGTGTATCACTTAAACAAACGTGAATATACCGTACCTTTTGTATGTGGTTGCCGTAATCTTGGTGAAGCTGCTCGTCGTATCGGTGAAGGGACTTCTATGCTTCGTACGAAAGGTGAGCCAGGAACTGGTAACATTGTTGAAGCGGTTCGTCATATCCGTGAAGTAAATGGACAGGTTCGCAAATTAGTACATATGTCAGAGGACGAAGTAATGACATATGCAAAAGAATTAGGTGCACCTTATGAAGTACTTTTAGATATTAAAGAAAAAGGCCGTCTACCAGTCGTAAACTTCGCGGCAGGTGGTGTGGCAACTCCTGCAGATGCAGCGTTAATGATGCAGTTAGGTGCTGACGGAGTCTTTGTTGGTTCAGGTATCTTTAAGTCAGATAACCCTGCTAATTTTGCAAGAGCCATTGTAGAAGCAACAACTCATTACGATAATTATGATTTAATTGCTAAAGTATCAAAAGGTATCGGTACGGCAATGAAAGGTCTAGAAATTAGCACGATTGCTCCACAAGAGCGTATGCAAGATCGTGGCTGGTAA
- the pdxT gene encoding pyridoxal 5'-phosphate synthase glutaminase subunit PdxT, translating into MVKIGVLGLQGAIREHIRSVEASGAEGIVIKYKEQLDEIDGLILPGGESTTMRRLIDKYDFLDALKNFGQQGKPIFGTCAGLILLATDIVGQDHAHLALVDMKVERNAFGRQRESFEAAINIKGVAEDYEAVFIRAPYIAEVGPEVDVLATHNDKIVAAQQGHYLCSAFHPELTDDHRLTEYFVKMVER; encoded by the coding sequence ATGGTAAAAATCGGAGTGCTAGGATTGCAAGGTGCGATTCGCGAGCATATTCGTTCTGTTGAAGCATCTGGTGCAGAAGGAATTGTGATTAAATATAAAGAACAGCTGGATGAAATCGATGGGTTGATCTTACCAGGTGGTGAAAGTACAACAATGCGTCGCTTGATTGATAAGTACGATTTTCTCGATGCATTAAAAAACTTCGGTCAACAAGGAAAACCGATTTTCGGTACGTGTGCCGGTCTGATTCTTTTAGCGACTGATATCGTTGGACAGGATCATGCACACCTTGCTTTAGTGGATATGAAAGTGGAACGGAATGCATTTGGCCGTCAGCGTGAATCATTTGAAGCAGCGATCAATATAAAAGGTGTAGCAGAAGACTATGAAGCAGTGTTCATTCGTGCTCCATACATCGCAGAAGTTGGTCCGGAAGTGGATGTATTGGCGACACACAATGATAAAATCGTGGCAGCACAGCAAGGACATTACTTATGCAGTGCTTTTCACCCAGAATTGACGGATGACCATCGATTGACGGAATACTTTGTCAAAATGGTGGAAAGATAA